TCGGAGATGACCACAATTGCCTTCTCTGTGGGCTCAATATTGAAGAAACAGTGGATCATATGATATTCACATGCACTTTCAGCCGTCAATGTTGGGCAGTCCTAGACCTAGATTGGGACCCTTACTAGGACCGTCTACAAGCTATCCAGGATGAGAAAAACACTCATCCATCGCCAATGTTCTTGGAAAAGTTCATTGTTGCGGCTTGGAGCTTGTGGAAGGAGAGGAATAATAAACACTTTAGGACAATTGACCCTTCCTTGCGGTCTTGGCTTGATAGATTCAAGAGAGACTTTGATCTCCTCCAACATAGAGTTAAAGAGGCACATAAGCCTTTTGTGCTCACATTTGTAAACTCCTTACACTAGTCTTAGTCCTCTTCCTttagaccccccccccccctgccCCAAAGGGGACAGGAACTTCTTTGCTCTTTTTTCTTCTCCCTATGTAATTACAACTTATACAATGTCACCTATTAATAAATTCACGCAGTAGGAGCTTTTCCTACTGTTCACGGTCAAAAAAACAACGCAATGGTGATAACTTCGTAACTCTTGAAAAATCATGACTTCAATCATCATAAAAACATGTAAAGTGTGTGCGTATGCTGGTGGAGTGTGTGCACGTATCTATGTTACGCTCAATGTTTTATTTTAGGAAACGAATCAAATGAGTGAAGTGTGAGTTAGAATGTTAGATTATGCCAAATCCTATTCAGCGCTTCAGGTGCCGAATATAGGTGTTGCCCCAAATTGGCGCACACCCCACCGCTTCGATCATTTCTTTGTGGGTCGGCCTATTTAAATGTATTCGAGGGAGTTCGGTCGCTGGTCCTGGGAAGCTTCTAGGCCAGTTTGGCAAGCTTTTGGGttaattgtttttgttttcttgACCATCGATTTTAAtcggtttttctttttcctttatgTTCCTTgctttctattttatttttctttctcatTTTCCCTTTTTTTCAAATGTGCGATTTTTTTAATTTCATTTTTCCCAAATTTCGTgaatattttttcagaattttgaatttttttcacttCATGATCTTTTGGCAAATCTctgaactcttttttcaaaatcgatgtttttttcaaattcatgatttgttttttccaaaatcgatgattttttttcaaattcatgattttgttttttgaaaagctatgaacttttttcaaagttcatgagatatttttcaaaatttaaacTTTTTCCATTTTGTGATTTTTTTGCAAATCTATGAACTTTAAAAAAATTGTATTTCTATCCAAAtatatgaactttttttaaaaaaaacatgaTCTTTTTTTCAAAATAATTGAACTTTTtgcatgatttttgttttgcaaaTGAGCCAGCCCAGTTCGGAGGTGCCGAGCGAGTCGCAGAAAGAAAGGCGCAGCGGATGGGAGTCGAACTACCAAACTATCGATGCTTAGCAGCTGTGCTAGCCAGCTGAGCTAGGTACTGAATACGGCTAACATGGAGCACTGCGTGGAGTACAATATCTAAAAAGTGACAGTTCCGGGGGTTTACAACGTTTTCAACATTTCTTGGACAAAAATGTGagcaaatttttttaaaaaatgcgAACAAATGTTTGGAAATTGTAAAAAAAATCGAATATTCATCTTTTTAaacgtgaacattttctaaaattgcgACTTTTTccgaaattctgaacatttttttaacTGTGAAAATTAAGAAAAGATTAAAAAGACTCactgaacattttcttaatatatCGTGAATGTCTCTTTTCACTGAACGCGCATCGtcgaaaattctaaaataaattcggGATAATGCGAGCACCAAAACTTAAAGCGTGATGGGCTGAGAATACCACTTTCCACCTAACAATCCAACTATGGTTCACTATTTTACTTTCTTCTCTCTATTCATCATTTTTTAACATAGACACTCATACATGCATGCATACATAAAAAGTGAACACCGGTGTTGTCTAGGATACTGGTGGACTGAGGATACCACTATACTCCTAATCATTCAACCACAAGTTGACAAACATGACACTTGACACATGTAACATCTTCATTGTGTCAAACATATATTCTATAAATTTGAGTAAAATCCTTTTATATTTGCAAATTTCTGGATGAAAATTATTAATTATTTCAGTCGAGCTTGGGGCAAGTCTTGACGGTTAACAACTGACAACTTGGTCCTGGCCACAAAATTCGGGTCGCTCTGGGCCCTGGCCTTGATGCAAGTTTGCTTCAGAAGACAACGATGGTTGAATATATAACACTTTGCTTCAGGAGACAACAATGGTTCACCAGTCTAGCTCATAAAAGGAAACCAAGGGTACAGACGAAGTGGAGAACAGACACCAGTGTGCGCACCTAATCGGACAGCAGCTCATCAGCCTCCCTTTATTATTTATCATTATTCCTTTTGCTTTGACAAACAATCTgtgaccatttacaactgtttaatACTACCACGAATCAATGGAATAGAACCCATCACCAACCAACCAACCAACCTCACCACCCTAAAACTCTTCTCTATATCTACATCACAGTTACAACATCTCTCCCCATTTCAACGCCAAAATCAAGGCAGACATACCATCAGTATCGCCGATCGCCGGGTTAGCCTAAAGCCCCTCGCGCCTccaaccttttcttcttcttcttccatatatGTACCTAAACTCTGAGATTGGCTCGCGTCTTGATTGGCTTCAGCTTCACACCCATGCTCTCGGGCGAGAGGAGCTCCGGCGATATGCAGAACGGGTTCAAAGGGCTGCGAGGGCTGGAGCTTACATGGCTCGGCCTGAACAGGCCGTATCCCATGAGGAAGTACTCCATTGGTATCAGCATCGCGTGCGGCTGCTCCTCCGTCACGACGGACCCACACGCTTGCACCTGTGAAAAACACCAGAAATCGGTACTTTCGAAAAAGAAGGATTAACTTTTGAATACAAGATTATTGGGTAAAAAATAGATACCTCAACAAGAGCACTGTATCTCTTATCAAGCTTTGCAGTCATGTGAACAGCTTCAGTGTGGAACTGCGAGTTCTCACCGACAAATATCAGAGTTCTGCACTGCAGCTGCTTCAGGCTTTCTGTCAAGTCATGTCTCCTGCAATGCAGCACAACGTACATTTTGATTCCATCAGCTCAGGTACTAGTTGATCATACAGGAATTGAACGAGAAAAGGGTACATACTGATTGATTGTTTGGATAAACCGCCATATATTCATGCTTTGCCGTTGATCTAGGAACTTCATGAATTAAGACAGGCTAGATCAGCAAGATAAAATTACAGAGACATAATCTTTGGATGATGAAGGATATTTTTTTGGCAAAGTACATACACTTCTACACGCCTGCATAATATCAGATTCTGGTACAGGAGAGCCTCCTCGCACTCTCTGTGGATTAGAAGTTCCAACGGAAGTGTTCAAGATCACATGgtctaaaaaatataaaataaatgacATGTCATACACTAATCTTAGCTTATTACCTTGCCAAAGTACCGCTGCAACAAACAGTCCTTCACCACGTCACACATCCCGTAATAATACAACAAATTCGACATCACCTGAGAAAATGAATTTCTCAGTACAACCTTATTATTAAGATGAATTTAACCGTAGACTTTATTATTCTGTAAGACAAAATATGGTACTAGAGGCTATATACTAAATGGCTACCTTATTATAGAACCACTCAGTCCATGAGGGAGTTCTACATAGAGGTGAAATGAGGATAAGACCTAGTACACGCTCCCTATACTTTGTCTGCAACaaacaatgcaaatagctattagtAGTGCAACCAGTAGGAAATAGATTACTTCTAAAGAAACACATACTGCGAAGAGAGTAAGAATGTATGCACCAGCGCTGACACCTAAGCACATAACAGAACCCAATCTGGAAAAGCCATAAAGTAATTAGTTCAAAGAAGTTGATAAAGAAAATCTGAATATCACCAAAAAATCATCGGAGAATATGTACCCAAAGAAATCAAGTACTTCTGCAACCTGATCCGCTAACTCATCAACTGATGCCACAGGACTGTTTGGTAAAATCGGAGTGGCTCCTAACTGCACAATTGTTGTAAAGGACAATAAAGCATATGAGTATTATAAAACAGATAGAAAATTTCCTGATGCATCATATGAAGATAAATAAATGCAAAAAGCCAAAACTTCATTGTAAGAACAAAGTCTGCTAAAAAAACCTCATGTCCAAGGGGGCTTATATGGTAAATGCAAAAATTATGGAGCAGCAGTGAAGCAGCCTCAGGGCAGaatagtagtccttggaagcaagaCATATCTGATCAACAATAATAAACATAAGCCTCTGTATTGTGAAATTCTTATATAATACAGTGTAGTGGATAGAGCCATAGAGGGTACACTGCACAGGTGCACATTTAAAACAGTTACGGACAATATC
This portion of the Triticum dicoccoides isolate Atlit2015 ecotype Zavitan chromosome 7A, WEW_v2.0, whole genome shotgun sequence genome encodes:
- the LOC119329963 gene encoding protein NDL1-like, with amino-acid sequence MGDSGGSVVSIDVERISFGGKEHHIQTKHGPVSVAVYGDHDKHALITYPDVALNHMSCFQGLLFCPEAASLLLHNFCIYHISPLGHELGATPILPNSPVASVDELADQVAEVLDFFGLGSVMCLGVSAGAYILTLFATKYRERVLGLILISPLCRTPSWTEWFYNKVMSNLLYYYGMCDVVKDCLLQRYFGKRVRGGSPVPESDIMQACRSFLDQRQSMNIWRFIQTINQRHDLTESLKQLQCRTLIFVGENSQFHTEAVHMTAKLDKRYSALVEVQACGSVVTEEQPHAMLIPMEYFLMGYGLFRPSHVSSSPRSPLNPFCISPELLSPESMGVKLKPIKTRANLRV